A section of the Syngnathus typhle isolate RoL2023-S1 ecotype Sweden unplaced genomic scaffold, RoL_Styp_1.0 HiC_scaffold_75, whole genome shotgun sequence genome encodes:
- the LOC133148340 gene encoding WD repeat domain phosphoinositide-interacting protein 4-like → MLKMHDRIGDVTVVALLLGCFCCSMESGVRIYNVEPLMEKGHLDHEQVGSVASCSMLHRSNLLAVVGGGVSPKFSEISVLIWDDACDSRDAKDKLVLEFTFTKPVLAVRMRHDKIVMVLKNRIYVYSLPDKPLKLFEFDTRDNPKGLCDLCPSLDKQLLVFPGHKCGSLQLADLSNSKPGTSSAPFTINAHQSEIACLALNQPGSVAASASRKGTLIRLFDTSSRDKLVELRRGTDPATLYCLNFSHDSSFLCASSDKGTVHIFALKDTKLNRRSALARVGKVGPVIGQYVDSQWSLASFTVPAECACICAFGKNTSKNVNSVIAICVDGTFHKYVFTPDGNCNREAFDVYLDICNDDDF, encoded by the exons ATGTTGAAAATGCATGACCGGATTGGAGATGTGACAGTCGTTGCTTTGCTTTTAGGTTGTTTCTGCTGCTCCATGGAGTCTGGTGTGCGCATTTACAATGTGGAGCCTTTGATGGAGAAGGGCCACTTGG ATCACGAGCAGGTGGGCAGCGTGGCGTCGTGCTCCATGCTGCATCGCTCCAACCTGCTGGCCGTGGTCGGGGGCGGAGTCAGCCCCAAGTTCTCTGAGATATCCG TGCTGATCTGGGATGACGCGTGCGATTCCCGAGACGCCAAAGACAAGCTGGTCCTGGAGTTCACCTTCACCAAGCCGGTGCTGGCGGTCCGGATGCGACACGACAA GATCGTCATGGTGTTGAAGAACAGGATCTATGTGTACAGCTTACCCGACAAGCCGCTCAAGCTCTTTGAGTTTGATACGCGCGACAACCCCaaag GTCTGTGCGACTTGTGTCCGAGTCTGGACAAGCAGCTGCTGGTTTTCCCGGGACACAAATGTGGAAGTCTGCAGCTGGCG GACCTGTCCAACAGCAAGCCCGGGACGTCGTCGGCGCCGTTCACCATCAACGCGCACCAGAGCGAGATCGCCTGCCTGGCGCTCAACCAGCCGGGAAGCGTGGCCGCCTCGGCCTCTCGCAAGGGGACGCTCATACGCCTCTTTGACACCAGCAGCCGCGACAAACTGGTGGAGCTGCGGCGAGGCACCGACCCCGCCACGCTCTACTG CCTCAACTTCAGTCACGACTCGTCCTTCTTGTGCGCATCCAGTGACAAAGGGACGGTCCACATCTTCGCCCTGAAAGACACCAAACTTAACCGCCGCTCCGC GTTGGCGCGCGTGGGCAAGGTGGGCCCCGTCATCGGCCAGTACGTGGACAGCCAGTGGTCGCTGGCCAGCTTCACCGTGCCCGCCGAGTGCGCCTGCATCTGCGCCTTCGGGAAGAACACATCCAAGAACGTCAACTCCGTCATCG CCATCTGCGTGGACGGCACCTTCCACAAGTACGTCTTCACGCCCGACGGAAACTGCAACCGAGAAGCCTTTGACGTCTACTTGGACATTTGCAACGACGACGACTTTTGA
- the LOC133148341 gene encoding LOW QUALITY PROTEIN: cGMP-dependent protein kinase 1-like (The sequence of the model RefSeq protein was modified relative to this genomic sequence to represent the inferred CDS: substituted 1 base at 1 genomic stop codon): MAATKRGGGMLRDLQVALQRKIEELTERDALIEELESELDAKDLLIGHLRAELDRHRSLMPGTDDTAAAQTPDAAGGAPAMPAPSLDEPQRTKRQAISAEPSALDPARLTDVTLTSYCKSKESSELIQRALMDNDFMKHLEHGQILTILDCMRPTSLDKGCCVIQEGDDGSSVFVLEEGMVEVSKEGKKLCTIGPGKVFGELAILYNCTRTATVTALTDIKLWAIDRQGFQTIMMRTGLIKHSQYTDFLRSVPSFQALPEDVLSKLADVLEETHYSNGDYIIRQGATGDTFFIISEGQVTVWQQTAPSGQQVPVKTLFXGDWFGEQALKGEDVRTASVTAEGAVTCLVVDRESFKQLIGGLEEVDRQQGDDEHVKAKCPAEDDFFSGVTLDDLAVVCTLGMGGFSRVELVQLKRDAGRSFALKVLKKRHILDTRQQEHILSERRIMMEVNSPFIIRLYRTFRDPKYLYMLLEVCLGGELWTLLRDRGSFDDGTTRFYTACVIEALAELHCKGIIYRDLKPENIILDHRGYAKLVDFGFAKKVGLGKKTWTFCGTPEYVAPEIILNKGHDSSADCWSLGILVFELLSGSPPFSGSDPMKTYNIILRGIDMVEFPKKITKSAANLIKRLCRDNPSERLGNQKNGVKDIQKHKWFEGFNWDGLRQGTLDCPFMPRVDGPLDNSNFDDFPLDTEGPPPDDESGWDLEF; encoded by the exons atggcggcaacaaagagAGGCGGCGGCATGCTGCGTGACCTGCAGGTGGCGTTGCAGCGGAAGATTGAGGAGCTGACGGAGCGAGACGCGCTGATTGAGGAGCTGGAGTCAGAACTGGATGCCAAAGATCTCCTGATTGGCCATTTGCGGGCCGAGCTGGACCGTCATCGTAGTTTGATGCCGGGCACCGACGATACTGCCGCTGCACAGACACCCGACGCAG caggtggcgctccaGCAATGCCAGCACCGTCACTCGATGAGCCTCAGCGCACCAAGAGACAGGCCATATCGGCAGAACCCAGCGCTCTGGATCCTGCCCGACTCACCGACGTCACGCTCACCAGCTACTGCAAGAGCAAAGA gtCCAGCGAGCTGATCCAGAGAGCGCTGATGGACAATGACTTCATGAAGCATCTGGAACATGGACAG ATCCTCACCATCTTGGACTGCATGCGGCCCACCAGCCTGGACAAAGGCTGCTGCGTCATCCAGGAGGGCGACGACGGATCTAGCGTCTTTGTTCTGGAGG AGGGCATGGTGGAGGTGAGCAAAGAAGGCAAAAAGCTGTGCACCATCGGCCCCGGCAAAGTCTTTGGCGAGCTCGCCATCTTGTACAACTGCACGCGCACGGCTACAGTGACGG ctcTGACCGACATCAAGTTGTGGGCCATTGATCGCCAGGGCTTTCAGACCATTATGATGAGGACCGGCCTCATCAAGCATTCCCAGTACACGGACTTCCTGCGCAG CGTTCCGTCCTTCCAGGCCCTTCCAGAGGACGTTCTCAGCAAGCTGGCTGATGTTCTGGAGGAG ACTCACTATAGCAATGGCGACTACATCATCCGGCAGGGCGCCACGGGAGACACCTTCTTCATTATCAGTGAAGGGCAG GTGACGGTGTGGCAGCAGACCGCCCCCAGTGGTCAGCAGGTGCCGGTGAAGACGCTGTTCTAAGGCGACTGGTTTGGCGAGCAAGCGCTGAAAGG GGAAGATGTGCGTACGGCCAgcgtgacagcagagggcgccgtCACCTGTCTGGTGGTAGACAGA GA gtccttcaagCAGCTGATCGGCGGCTTAGAGGAAGTGGACCGCCAGCAGGGAGACGACGAGCACGTCAAAGCCAA GTGCCCGGCTGAGGACGACTTCTTCTCCGGCGTGACGCTCGACGACCTTGCCGTGGTCTGCACCTTGGGCATGGGTGGCTTCAGCCGCGTGGAGCTG GTGCAGCTCAAGAGAGACGCCGGGCGCTCCTTCGCCCTCAAAGTGTTGAAGAAGCGCCACATTCTGGACACCAGGCAGCAGGAGCACATCCTGTCGGAACGCCGCATCATGATGGAAGTCAACAGCCCCTTCATCATCAG GTTGTACCGCACCTTCCGGGACCCCAAATACTTGTATATGCTGCTAGAGGTTTGTCTTGGCGGAGAGCTGTGGACGCTCTTAAGAGACAG GGGCTCCTTTGACGACGGGACCACAAGATTCTACACGGCGTGCGTTATCGAGGCTCTGGCGGAGCTCCACTGTAAAGGGATCATCTACCGAGACCTCAAGCCGGAGAATATCATCCTTGACCACAGAGGCTACGCCAAGTTG GTGGATTTTGGCTTCGCTAAGAAGGTGGGCTTGGGGAAGAAGACCTGGACCTTCTGCGGGACCCCCGAGTACGTGGCCCCCGAGATCATCCTCAACAAAGGTCACGACAGCTCGGCCGACTGCTGGTCCCTGGGGATCCTGGTCTTTGAGCTTCTCAGCGGAAG TCCGCCGTTTTCCGGCTCGGACCCCATGAAGACgtacaacatcatcttgaggggGATCGACATGGTGGAATTCCCCAAAAAGATCACCAAGAGTGCCGCAAACCTCATCAAGAGACTCTGCAG ggacaACCCCTCGGAACGTCTCGGGAACCAGAAGAACGGCGTAAAGGACATTCAGAAGCACAA GTGGTTCGAGGGCTTCAACTGGGATGGCCTCCGCCAGGGAACCTTGGACTGTCCCTTTATGCCAAGG GTGGACGGCCCGTTGGACAACAGCAACTTTGATGACTTCCCCCTGGACACCGAGGGCCCTCCCCCTGATGACGAGTCAGGCTGGGACCTGGAGTTCTGA